In the Malus domestica chromosome 16, GDT2T_hap1 genome, one interval contains:
- the LOC114822108 gene encoding GSH-induced LITAF domain protein-like, whose amino-acid sequence MSKVDEPVMGVPVYTVQNPYQAGMIPPNAVYGDPKGVPLHQTFYRDTPAPFNCAYCGDTGLTQIRSKPSMASVVACMMPMMLGCCFLMPSCDCLWHKYHYCPSCHEKVADFEKSDICIVADPPHWTEHSFALPA is encoded by the exons ATGTCGAAGGTGGACGAACCGGTGATGGGAGTTCCAGTCTACACGGTGCAGAATCCGTACCAGGCCGGAATGATCCCGCCAAACGCCGTCTACGGCGACCCCAAGGGCGTCCCTCTCCACCAGACCTTTTACAGAGACACTCCCGCTCCCTTCAACTGCGCTTACTGTGGCGATACCGGACTCACCCAAATCAG ATCAAAGCCGAGTATGGCATCTGTGGTGGCTTGTATGATGCCTATGATGCTTGGATGTTGCTTTCTTATGCCTTCCTGTGACTGCCTCTGGCATAAGTATCATTACTGTCCAAGTTGCCATGAGAAG GTTGCTGATTTTGAGAAGTCGGATATTTGCATTGTTGCGGATCCTCCACACTGGACAGAGCACAGCTTTGCACTGCCTGCATGA
- the LOC114822198 gene encoding protein CURLY FLAG LEAF 1-like, translating to MTAPNMETIAASLERSLQNCSLNNHNHNHHHHNHSNSGGGSVTVDGEGQGSSVTDGVLAATGMQGRSSSSTSSTSDAALELNSHVSLPYHWEQCLDLKTGEIYYINWRNGMKAKEDPKTGGEYSGDFYYSEEDENSSYDSEESSTESSPSSCRYEQHQQPVENLNSNNNNNNVLVVAGCKACLMYFMVPKQLEDCPKCSGQLLHFDRSENGSP from the exons ATGACAGCTCCAAACATGGAGACGATCGCCGCTTCTCTGGAGAGGTCTCTCCAAAATTGCTCCCTAAacaaccacaaccacaaccaccaccaccacaaccacagCAACAGCGGCGGCGGCAGCGTAACAGTCGACGGCGAAGGACAAGGCTCGAGCGTCACCGACGGGGTATTGGCCGCCACGGGGATGCAGGGCAGGTCATCGTCTTCAACCTCATCAACCTCAGACGCCGCTTTAGAGCTCAACTCCCATGTCTCCCTTCCATACCATTGGGAACAATGCCTCGATTTGAAG ACTGGGGAGATATACTACATAAACTGGAGGAACGGGATGAAGGCGAAAGAAGATCCGAAGACAGGAGGAGAGTACAGTGGAGATTTCTACTACTCGGAAGAAGATGAAAACAGCTCGTATGACAGCGAAGAGTCTTCGACCGAGTCGTCGCCATCTTCGTGCAGATACGAGCAGCACCAGCAGCCGGTAGAGAATCTCAACAgcaacaacaataataataatgtgtTGGTAGTGGCTGGCTGCAAAGCCTGTCTCATGTATTTCATGGTCCCGAAACAGCTCGAGGACTGCCCCAAATGCTCCGGTCAACTTCTCCACTTCGATCGATCCGAAAATGGCTCCCCATGA